One window of Gammaproteobacteria bacterium genomic DNA carries:
- the smpB gene encoding SsrA-binding protein SmpB, with protein sequence MSKKKQKSPGTNTIAVNRKARFEYFIEDTLEAGLVLEGWEVKSLRAGKVNLSDSYVLLKDGEAWLLGCLITPLPTVSTHFRPDPTRTRKLLLHKKELSRLFGLVSQKGMALIALKLYWKNNRVKLEVGIAKGKRKHDKRASEKEREWTREKARLLKNRV encoded by the coding sequence ATGAGCAAGAAAAAGCAAAAATCCCCCGGTACCAATACCATCGCCGTCAACCGAAAGGCGCGTTTTGAGTATTTTATTGAAGACACGCTGGAAGCTGGCTTGGTACTAGAAGGCTGGGAAGTCAAATCGCTGCGGGCGGGCAAGGTCAACTTGTCCGACAGCTACGTATTACTGAAAGATGGCGAGGCTTGGTTACTTGGCTGCCTCATCACGCCATTGCCGACAGTTTCAACGCACTTTCGCCCAGATCCCACACGCACCAGAAAACTGCTGCTTCACAAGAAAGAATTGTCACGACTCTTCGGCTTGGTGTCACAAAAAGGGATGGCCCTTATCGCACTCAAGCTCTACTGGAAAAATAATCGGGTGAAACTGGAAGTGGGCATTGCTAAAGGCAAGCGCAAACACGACAAACGCGCCAGTGAAAAAGAACGGGAATGGACACGTGAGAAGGCACGCCTTCTGAAAAATCGAGTTTGA
- a CDS encoding type II toxin-antitoxin system RatA family toxin: MMPKVHRQALLPYPPEALFDVVHRVEDYPVFVPHIRDVVVTPVAENELIARVQLDSAALGGFFATRNRWERPHWLKMQLEEGPLSYLQGQWRFEAVGDSGCRVTLDLDFDFANRLIGLAFSRVFGHLVGQLFDAFVQRSREVCSDKQNS; this comes from the coding sequence ATGATGCCTAAGGTTCATCGACAAGCACTGTTGCCTTATCCGCCTGAAGCACTGTTTGATGTGGTGCATCGTGTCGAAGACTACCCGGTGTTTGTGCCGCATATTAGAGATGTGGTGGTGACGCCGGTGGCCGAGAATGAGTTGATCGCCCGGGTACAGCTCGACAGTGCGGCGCTCGGCGGCTTTTTTGCCACACGCAATCGTTGGGAGCGGCCACATTGGCTGAAAATGCAATTGGAAGAAGGGCCACTATCCTATCTTCAAGGTCAATGGCGCTTTGAAGCCGTGGGCGATTCAGGCTGCCGTGTGACGCTGGATCTTGATTTTGATTTTGCCAATCGTCTGATAGGGTTAGCATTCAGTCGCGTATTTGGCCATTTGGTCGGCCAGCTATTTGATGCTTTTGTGCAGCGTAGCCGAGAGGTGTGTAGTGACAAACAAAACAGTTGA
- a CDS encoding RnfH family protein, producing MLLCSVAERCVVTNKTVEVVYALPEKATVITLNIDDATTVGEAISQSGILEKHPEIDLSRQAVGIFSQIVPLDTVPSDGDRIEIYRPLIADPKEMRRRRAAQMAARKVAQKKG from the coding sequence ATGCTTTTGTGCAGCGTAGCCGAGAGGTGTGTAGTGACAAACAAAACAGTTGAGGTGGTGTATGCCCTGCCTGAAAAGGCCACAGTCATTACGCTCAATATCGATGACGCGACCACGGTGGGGGAGGCCATTTCACAAAGCGGGATTTTGGAAAAACACCCGGAAATTGATCTGAGTCGACAAGCCGTCGGGATATTTTCTCAAATAGTGCCGCTCGATACCGTCCCTAGCGACGGGGATAGAATCGAGATTTATCGCCCGCTGATTGCGGATCCAAAGGAAATGAGAAGGCGGCGGGCGGCACAAATGGCCGCGCGAAAAGTGGCACAGAAAAAGGGTTAA